The Aeromicrobium yanjiei genome includes a region encoding these proteins:
- a CDS encoding flavin-containing monooxygenase gives MTSIGIIGSGFGAIAVAVELKRSGHTDLRLWERSDDLGGVWRDNTYPGAGCDVPSPLYSYSYEPNSQWTRRYALQEEIHAYIRSVADKHGITPLVRFGAEVVAAAWDEDAARWSVTFSDGTVETVDLLVSAVGQLSRPRLPSIEGVQSFTGTSFHSAEWDHSFDATGKRVAVVGAGASAVQFVPHLAKDAAQLVMFQRTPNYLLPKPDKPYTAWHRALFKALPISQRIERGGIWTIMEQFARGLDEKSKVGRINKAIAMRHLNKQVTDPELRAKLTPDYPIGCKRILFSNEFYPALAQPNVDVVTHGVTRVTPTGVVDDTGAEHEVDAIVYGTGFDAQDFLESIDITGVGGQKLATHWTDGAHAYLGMYVPGFPNLLVTYGPNTNLGGGSIIYMLEAQARHMRQVVDRLEAGSYRSVVVTEKAERDYDRELTRQLDSSVWSSCDNWYRHPSGRITSNWPGATLPFAKATKHLEPEAFEWA, from the coding sequence ATGACCTCGATCGGCATCATCGGATCCGGCTTCGGCGCGATCGCCGTCGCCGTCGAGCTCAAGCGGTCGGGACACACCGACCTGCGCCTGTGGGAGCGCTCGGACGACCTCGGCGGCGTCTGGCGCGACAACACGTACCCAGGTGCCGGCTGCGACGTGCCGTCCCCGCTGTACTCCTACTCGTACGAGCCCAACTCCCAGTGGACGCGGCGCTACGCCCTCCAGGAGGAGATCCACGCGTACATCCGCTCGGTCGCGGACAAGCACGGCATCACCCCGCTGGTGCGCTTCGGCGCCGAGGTGGTCGCGGCCGCGTGGGACGAGGACGCCGCGCGCTGGAGCGTCACGTTCTCGGACGGCACCGTGGAGACCGTCGACCTGCTCGTCAGCGCGGTCGGACAGCTCTCGCGGCCCAGGCTGCCCAGCATCGAGGGAGTCCAGTCGTTCACGGGGACCTCGTTCCACTCCGCCGAGTGGGACCACTCCTTCGACGCGACCGGCAAGCGCGTCGCGGTCGTCGGTGCAGGCGCCAGCGCGGTGCAGTTCGTACCCCACCTGGCCAAGGACGCGGCGCAGCTCGTGATGTTCCAGCGCACCCCGAACTACCTCCTGCCCAAGCCCGACAAGCCCTACACCGCGTGGCACCGCGCCCTGTTCAAGGCGCTGCCGATCAGCCAACGCATCGAGCGCGGCGGCATCTGGACGATCATGGAGCAGTTCGCCCGCGGGCTGGACGAGAAGTCCAAGGTCGGTCGCATCAACAAGGCGATCGCGATGCGTCACCTCAACAAGCAGGTCACCGATCCGGAGCTGCGCGCCAAGCTCACCCCCGACTACCCCATCGGCTGCAAGCGGATCCTGTTCAGCAACGAGTTCTATCCCGCCCTCGCCCAGCCCAACGTCGACGTCGTGACCCACGGCGTCACCCGGGTCACCCCGACCGGAGTCGTCGACGACACGGGCGCGGAGCACGAGGTCGACGCGATCGTCTACGGGACCGGCTTCGACGCCCAGGACTTCCTGGAGTCGATCGACATCACCGGCGTCGGTGGCCAGAAGCTCGCGACACACTGGACCGACGGGGCGCACGCGTACCTCGGCATGTACGTCCCCGGGTTCCCCAACCTGCTCGTCACGTACGGCCCCAACACCAACCTCGGCGGCGGCTCGATCATCTACATGCTCGAGGCCCAGGCGCGCCACATGCGCCAGGTCGTGGACCGCCTGGAGGCCGGCAGCTATCGCTCGGTCGTCGTGACCGAAAAGGCCGAGCGGGACTACGACCGCGAGCTCACCCGCCAGCTCGACAGCTCGGTGTGGAGCTCGTGCGACAACTGGTACCGCCACCCGTCAGGTCGCATCACGTCCAACTGGCCCGGTGCGACCCTCCCGTTCGCCAAGGCGACCAAGCACCTCGAGCCGGAGGCGTTCGAGTGGGCGTGA
- a CDS encoding sigma-70 family RNA polymerase sigma factor, which yields MTLEELDDGALVELTRQGSTEAYAALYDRYVYSARRLARHLGQRDESDDVVSDAFAQIFGLLQRGKGPDSAFRAYLFTAVRHECGRRAKAVKRVVPTDDDTVIDSAVPFGAGELDSFERNAVRAAYESLPERWRTVLWQLDVEGRKPQELADALGLKPNSVSALVYRARAGLREAYLQQHVSSTDDSAGQACLFVREHFAAVVRRTASRRDQEKVHAHLETCRACMAVYLDIQEVNGEVSAVATPAVGAGERSATVTPIRRATAVTTAG from the coding sequence ATGACGCTCGAGGAGCTCGACGACGGTGCGCTCGTCGAGCTCACCCGGCAGGGGAGCACCGAGGCGTACGCCGCCCTCTACGACCGGTACGTGTACAGCGCGCGCCGCCTGGCCCGGCACCTGGGCCAGCGCGACGAGTCCGACGACGTCGTCTCCGACGCGTTCGCGCAGATCTTCGGCCTGCTGCAGCGCGGCAAGGGCCCGGACAGCGCCTTTCGGGCCTATCTGTTCACCGCGGTCCGTCACGAGTGCGGTCGTCGGGCCAAGGCCGTCAAGCGCGTCGTGCCGACGGACGACGACACCGTCATCGACAGCGCCGTCCCGTTCGGCGCCGGTGAGCTGGACTCCTTCGAGAGGAACGCGGTCCGCGCGGCGTACGAGTCGCTGCCCGAGCGCTGGCGCACGGTTCTGTGGCAGCTGGACGTCGAGGGTCGCAAGCCCCAGGAGCTCGCCGATGCCCTCGGCCTGAAGCCCAACAGCGTCTCGGCGCTGGTCTACCGGGCCCGAGCCGGGCTGCGCGAGGCCTATCTGCAGCAGCACGTCAGCTCGACGGACGACTCGGCCGGACAGGCGTGTCTCTTCGTCCGCGAGCACTTCGCCGCAGTGGTCCGTCGCACCGCGTCCCGGCGGGACCAGGAGAAGGTCCACGCCCACCTCGAGACGTGCAGGGCCTGCATGGCGGTCTACCTGGACATCCAGGAGGTCAACGGCGAGGTCAGCGCGGTCGCGACACCCGCGGTGGGCGCCGGGGAGCGGTCGGCGACCGTCACCCCCATCCGCCGCGCGACGGCGGTCACGACGGCCGGGTGA
- a CDS encoding acetoacetate decarboxylase family protein, producing the protein MNAYPAEPWDLHGHAYIGVWLVPVKDLPAPHSSATRPITVLGRGIVSAAFFVYERPSPLTYDEIMSTVLVRQGWRPRVSITHIWVDSAASRDGGRELWAIPKELADFDVEPHHAYDAHGIGTLTVPRVRHLPFRLPLGFTIAQDRAGTLQVSPVRGRVRLGVTRGRWSFAAGGPVGFLAGRRPLLTLAARPFRLIFGRS; encoded by the coding sequence GTGAACGCATACCCGGCCGAGCCGTGGGACCTGCACGGCCACGCGTACATCGGCGTGTGGCTGGTGCCGGTCAAGGACCTGCCCGCCCCCCACTCGTCCGCGACGCGGCCCATCACCGTGCTCGGACGCGGGATCGTCTCGGCAGCGTTCTTCGTCTACGAGCGGCCCAGCCCGCTGACGTACGACGAGATCATGTCGACCGTGCTCGTCCGGCAGGGCTGGCGCCCCCGGGTCTCGATCACCCACATCTGGGTCGACAGCGCGGCGTCCCGCGACGGGGGGCGTGAGCTGTGGGCGATCCCCAAGGAGCTCGCGGACTTCGACGTCGAGCCCCATCACGCGTACGACGCGCACGGCATCGGCACGCTGACCGTGCCGCGGGTGCGCCACTTGCCGTTCCGCCTGCCACTCGGGTTCACCATCGCGCAGGACCGCGCGGGGACCCTGCAGGTCTCCCCCGTGCGCGGCCGCGTCCGGCTCGGCGTCACCCGCGGCCGCTGGTCGTTCGCCGCGGGCGGACCGGTCGGCTTCCTCGCCGGCCGCCGACCGCTGCTCACGCTCGCGGCGCGCCCGTTCCGCCTGATCTTCGGCCGCAGCTGA
- a CDS encoding TetR/AcrR family transcriptional regulator encodes MPAPRLRLAPAERRQQIIDAARVLYSDRAYDDVSTAELAEAAGVARGLINHYFGDKRELFLEVMRGSILMPTQALPDYDGRTLEERARLTMDWILNAATTYGQAWVAASGAANLHGASDVQAVVDEADDRAARLVLDALGLPDSPHLRARLRPMAALTKAVCREWLQRKTYSRDEALDLLTDSVLLFVHDHAPTKELP; translated from the coding sequence GTGCCCGCCCCCCGACTGCGCCTCGCGCCCGCCGAGCGCCGCCAGCAGATCATCGACGCGGCGCGGGTCCTTTACTCCGATCGCGCCTACGACGACGTGTCGACCGCGGAGCTGGCCGAGGCCGCAGGTGTCGCCCGCGGGCTGATCAACCACTACTTCGGCGACAAGCGCGAGCTGTTCCTGGAGGTCATGCGGGGCTCGATCCTCATGCCGACGCAGGCACTGCCCGACTACGACGGCCGCACACTCGAGGAGCGGGCGCGGCTCACGATGGACTGGATCCTCAACGCCGCGACCACGTACGGCCAGGCGTGGGTGGCCGCGAGCGGGGCGGCGAACCTGCATGGCGCCTCCGACGTGCAGGCGGTGGTCGACGAGGCGGACGACCGCGCCGCCCGGCTCGTGCTCGACGCCCTCGGGCTGCCGGACTCCCCCCACCTGCGCGCCCGGCTGCGGCCGATGGCGGCGCTGACCAAGGCCGTCTGCCGCGAGTGGCTGCAGCGCAAGACGTACTCACGCGACGAAGCCCTCGACCTGCTGACCGACAGCGTCCTGCTGTTCGTCCACGACCACGCTCCCACGAAGGAACTTCCATGA